A window from Neobacillus sp. PS3-40 encodes these proteins:
- a CDS encoding DUF2249 domain-containing protein → MEPKTIELDVREDLKNKLEPFQKIMEAIKDLNADDTFILHAPFNPVPLFAVLKAKGFTHESEEIESKHWKITFVKKS, encoded by the coding sequence ATGGAACCCAAAACAATTGAACTAGATGTACGCGAGGATTTAAAGAATAAGCTTGAGCCATTTCAAAAAATTATGGAAGCAATTAAGGATTTGAATGCAGATGATACTTTTATTCTACATGCCCCATTCAATCCAGTCCCATTATTTGCTGTATTGAAGGCAAAAGGCTTTACACATGAATCAGAAGAAATTGAAAGTAAGCACTGGAAAATTACTTTTGTTAAGAAAAGTTAA
- a CDS encoding DUF2249 domain-containing protein produces MILDNRGLEPPQPMMRTLAAIENLAENEVLTIINDRRPMFLYEQLEELGINHRTEPQNDGSFKIEIFR; encoded by the coding sequence ATGATTTTGGATAATCGTGGCTTGGAGCCACCACAGCCAATGATGCGCACTCTCGCAGCAATAGAAAATCTAGCTGAAAATGAAGTTTTAACCATCATTAATGATCGAAGACCAATGTTCCTATATGAGCAACTTGAGGAATTAGGAATAAACCACAGAACGGAACCGCAAAATGACGGAAGTTTTAAGATCGAGATCTTCCGATAA
- a CDS encoding metal-sulfur cluster assembly factor: MSLAEKVREELKSVYDPELNINVVDLGLIYNIEVSEENDVTVTMTLTTPGCPLHDSISSGVQYCVEGIEETKNVFVNTVWEPAWSPEKMTEEGKRLLGR; the protein is encoded by the coding sequence ATGAGTTTAGCTGAAAAAGTTCGCGAGGAATTAAAAAGTGTGTACGATCCTGAATTAAACATCAATGTTGTTGATCTTGGTTTAATTTATAATATTGAGGTAAGTGAAGAAAACGATGTAACCGTCACGATGACATTAACAACGCCTGGTTGCCCATTACATGACAGCATTTCTAGTGGAGTTCAGTATTGTGTTGAAGGAATAGAAGAAACAAAAAATGTATTTGTCAATACGGTTTGGGAACCTGCTTGGTCACCTGAGAAAATGACTGAAGAAGGAAAAAGGCTTTTAGGAAGATAA
- a CDS encoding IS1182 family transposase, with the protein MISNQESLNFSPYLAIFDLVVPEDNMLRQINKLVDFSFILEELKTKYCLDNGRNAVSPIRMFKYLLLKSIYDLSDVDVVERSKYDMSFKYFLDMAPEDSVIDPSSLTKFRKLRLQDVGLLDMLIGKTVEIAIKKEIIKNKTIIVDATHTKARYNQKSPREFLQEKSKNVRKAVYQFDESMKEKFPSKTTSNEVTDELNYCRQIISVVESEPKIAATPAVKEKLNVLKEVVEDYTEQLAFSTDPDARVGHKTADSSFFGYKTHIAMSDERIITAAVVTTGEKSDGKYLQELIKKSQATGMEINTIIGDTAYSEKNNICYTKEHQLTLVSRLHPLITYGRRTKEDEFNFNKDAGMYVCKAGHMAIRKKYEERKNQDKNPRIKYLFDIKKCAVCPFREGCYKEGAKSKSYSVTIKSTEHTGQEAFQNTEAFKDLAKTRYKIEAKNSELKHRHGYDVASSTGLFGMEIQGATAIFAVNLKRIIKLLSEKK; encoded by the coding sequence ATGATTTCCAATCAAGAATCTCTCAATTTCAGTCCATATTTAGCTATTTTTGATCTCGTAGTTCCAGAGGATAATATGCTTCGCCAAATCAATAAACTAGTTGACTTTTCATTTATTCTTGAAGAATTAAAAACGAAATATTGTCTTGATAACGGTCGGAATGCAGTGTCACCGATTCGTATGTTCAAATATCTATTGCTTAAATCAATTTATGATTTGTCAGATGTAGATGTAGTAGAACGTTCAAAATATGATATGTCGTTTAAATATTTCCTCGATATGGCACCAGAAGATTCCGTAATTGACCCAAGTTCTTTAACAAAATTCCGTAAACTCCGTCTTCAAGATGTGGGTTTATTAGATATGCTCATTGGAAAGACCGTTGAGATTGCAATTAAAAAGGAAATTATTAAAAATAAAACCATTATTGTTGATGCTACACATACAAAAGCACGTTATAACCAAAAATCACCGAGAGAATTTTTGCAGGAGAAATCAAAAAATGTGCGAAAAGCCGTTTATCAGTTCGATGAATCCATGAAAGAGAAATTCCCATCCAAAACAACTTCTAACGAAGTAACAGATGAATTAAATTATTGCCGTCAAATCATTTCTGTTGTCGAGTCAGAACCAAAAATTGCGGCAACCCCAGCTGTAAAGGAAAAATTAAATGTACTAAAAGAAGTAGTGGAAGATTATACAGAACAACTGGCTTTTTCAACAGACCCAGACGCACGTGTAGGACATAAAACAGCTGATTCTTCTTTTTTTGGCTACAAAACGCATATTGCAATGAGTGATGAACGAATTATTACAGCTGCAGTTGTGACAACAGGTGAAAAAAGTGATGGAAAATATCTGCAGGAATTAATTAAAAAAAGCCAAGCAACAGGAATGGAAATTAATACAATTATTGGGGATACTGCCTACTCTGAGAAAAATAATATTTGTTATACAAAAGAACATCAATTAACACTTGTTTCTAGACTGCATCCACTTATTACATATGGTAGAAGAACAAAAGAAGATGAATTTAATTTTAATAAAGATGCAGGGATGTATGTTTGTAAAGCCGGGCATATGGCCATTCGAAAAAAATATGAAGAAAGAAAGAATCAAGATAAAAACCCTAGAATCAAGTACCTTTTTGATATTAAAAAATGTGCTGTTTGTCCTTTCCGTGAAGGATGTTATAAAGAAGGAGCGAAAAGTAAGTCCTATTCAGTAACCATCAAATCAACGGAACATACAGGTCAAGAAGCGTTTCAAAATACGGAAGCTTTTAAAGACCTAGCGAAAACACGCTATAAAATTGAGGCGAAAAATAGTGAACTTAAACATAGACACGGGTATGATGTGGCGTCATCTACGGGTCTATTTGGCATGGAAATACAAGGAGCTACAGCGATATTCGCAGTCAATCTCAAGAGGATTATAAAGCTCCTCTCTGAGAAAAAATAA
- a CDS encoding ATP-dependent DNA helicase — translation MQNRMPFAISKTESFYDKLGEWIGDLFYDILPEAGFELRDEQIFMAFQLEKAFKEKKVMFAEAGVGTGKTIAYLLYAITYARYTNQPAIIACADESLIEQLVKEEGDMAKLEKVLGLNIDVRLAKSRDQYLCLQKLDKARMSDTTGEFDEIYNQLPDFVHQSSSMQTFERYGDRRDYPTLSDEKWKKISWDPLQDCFSCENRNRCGLTLHREYYRHAKDLIICSHDFYMEHIWTKESRKREGQLPLLPAHSSVVFDEGHLLEYACQKALSYRFTEQTLETLLTRLLENNVRDETLYTIEEILLENEKFFTTISQYASFAYGSEKQFIEKNPLVIGQAKLLLEKLRNLEEELVFDSELYVINDYDLKIVEEYLDQITHSLGLFLQTINGITWFEEKEEERTLVIMPKMVEEVMREEVFSQKKPFIFSSATLSNQGSFDYMANSLGIKEFLSFSVASPFQYDERVEVHLPKFTKDDMDEKSNYVIEQIRKTEGRALVLFSSKQELEGFKQRVAGKLDYTAYFEGEAEISRLVSNFQNDEHSVLCSTNLWEGLDIPGRSLQNVIIFSLPFPPNDPVFSAKREGSKNPFIEVDLPYMLLRLRQGIGRLIRSEEDRGSVHILLDLDIDSHLLKNIVDILPVEPK, via the coding sequence ATGCAAAACCGTATGCCATTTGCGATTTCTAAAACTGAATCTTTCTATGATAAATTAGGGGAATGGATTGGCGATCTGTTTTATGATATTTTACCTGAAGCCGGCTTTGAGCTCAGAGATGAGCAAATTTTTATGGCTTTTCAATTAGAAAAGGCTTTTAAAGAGAAAAAAGTAATGTTTGCAGAGGCAGGAGTTGGAACTGGTAAAACAATTGCTTACTTGTTATACGCTATTACCTACGCGCGCTATACTAACCAACCAGCAATAATCGCCTGCGCAGATGAATCATTAATTGAACAACTTGTAAAAGAAGAAGGCGATATGGCTAAGCTCGAAAAAGTATTAGGATTAAATATTGATGTTCGCCTCGCTAAATCAAGAGATCAGTATTTATGTTTACAAAAGCTAGATAAAGCAAGAATGTCGGATACAACCGGGGAATTTGATGAAATTTATAATCAGTTGCCTGATTTTGTTCACCAGAGTTCATCTATGCAAACCTTTGAGAGATATGGTGATCGCCGTGATTATCCCACTTTATCGGATGAAAAATGGAAGAAGATCAGTTGGGATCCGCTTCAAGATTGTTTCTCCTGCGAGAACCGGAATAGATGTGGACTCACATTACATCGAGAATATTATAGGCATGCAAAAGATTTAATCATTTGTTCACATGACTTTTATATGGAACATATTTGGACAAAAGAATCAAGAAAGCGTGAAGGTCAACTGCCGCTTTTGCCGGCTCATTCATCTGTCGTTTTTGATGAAGGACATCTATTGGAATATGCATGTCAAAAAGCATTGAGCTACCGCTTTACTGAACAAACACTTGAAACATTATTAACTCGATTATTGGAAAACAATGTGCGTGATGAAACTCTTTATACAATTGAAGAAATTCTATTGGAAAATGAAAAGTTTTTTACAACTATTTCACAATATGCTTCGTTTGCATACGGTTCGGAAAAGCAATTTATTGAAAAGAATCCTTTGGTAATTGGTCAAGCAAAATTATTACTTGAAAAGCTTCGAAATTTGGAAGAAGAATTAGTCTTTGACAGTGAATTATACGTTATTAATGATTATGATTTGAAAATCGTTGAAGAGTACTTAGACCAAATAACGCACTCATTAGGTCTCTTTTTGCAAACGATCAATGGGATCACTTGGTTTGAGGAAAAAGAAGAGGAGCGCACCCTAGTTATTATGCCGAAAATGGTAGAAGAAGTGATGAGGGAAGAAGTATTCTCGCAAAAGAAACCATTTATCTTTTCCTCAGCAACTTTATCTAACCAAGGATCGTTTGATTATATGGCAAATAGCCTAGGCATCAAAGAATTTTTATCCTTTTCAGTTGCATCACCATTTCAATATGATGAGCGGGTGGAGGTACACTTACCGAAGTTTACAAAAGATGATATGGACGAGAAGAGCAATTATGTCATTGAACAAATCCGTAAAACAGAAGGCCGTGCCCTCGTACTCTTTTCTAGTAAACAAGAGTTAGAAGGATTTAAACAAAGAGTAGCAGGGAAGCTGGATTATACCGCTTATTTTGAAGGCGAAGCGGAAATTAGCAGGCTTGTTTCAAATTTTCAAAATGATGAGCATTCGGTTTTGTGCTCCACGAATTTGTGGGAGGGATTAGATATTCCAGGAAGATCTCTTCAAAACGTAATTATCTTTTCATTACCATTTCCTCCGAATGATCCAGTGTTTTCAGCTAAAAGGGAAGGATCCAAAAATCCGTTTATAGAAGTAGATCTTCCTTATATGCTGCTCCGTCTGCGTCAAGGAATTGGTAGGTTAATTAGAAGTGAAGAAGATAGAGGATCTGTTCATATTTTGTTAGACCTAGATATCGATTCTCACTTATTGAAAAATATAGTAGATATCCTACCTGTTGAACCGAAATAA
- a CDS encoding class I SAM-dependent RNA methyltransferase encodes MGKYQLIATAAMGLEAIVAKEVRSLGYECEVENGKVTFVGDETAIARCNLWLRTADRIKIKVAEFKAYTFDELFEKTKALPWENYLPEDAEFPVIGKSVKSTLFSVSDCQAIVKKAVVERMKIHYRRNSWFDETGALYRIEIALLKDVATITIDASGQGLHKRGYRIDQGEAPLKETLAAALILLTNWKPDRPFLDPFCGSGTIPIEAAMIGQNIAPGFNREFASEGWNFIPTKVWDDARIEAEDLANYDQPLDISGSDIDHRMVKIAQENSFEAGMGDLIQFKQMQVKDISVKSEYGVIIGNPPYGERLGEKKEIEHMYKEMGQAFAKLDTWSIYMLTSNENFEQLYGKQATKKRKLFNGFIRTDLYQFWGKRSPRIGE; translated from the coding sequence ATGGGAAAATATCAATTAATTGCCACAGCTGCAATGGGACTTGAAGCAATTGTAGCAAAAGAAGTACGGTCGTTAGGGTATGAGTGTGAAGTGGAAAATGGAAAAGTCACTTTTGTTGGTGATGAAACTGCAATTGCTAGGTGTAATTTATGGCTGCGAACTGCAGATAGAATCAAAATAAAAGTAGCAGAATTTAAAGCATATACTTTTGATGAATTATTTGAAAAAACAAAAGCTTTACCGTGGGAAAACTATTTGCCAGAGGATGCTGAATTTCCTGTTATCGGCAAATCTGTGAAGTCAACCCTTTTTAGTGTATCAGACTGCCAAGCAATTGTTAAAAAGGCTGTTGTTGAGCGAATGAAAATACACTATCGGAGGAATTCTTGGTTTGATGAAACGGGTGCATTATATCGTATCGAAATAGCATTGTTAAAAGACGTAGCAACTATTACTATTGACGCAAGTGGACAAGGTTTACATAAGCGTGGATACCGCATTGATCAAGGTGAGGCTCCGCTAAAGGAAACACTCGCTGCAGCACTAATATTGTTGACCAATTGGAAGCCTGACCGTCCATTTTTGGACCCATTCTGTGGTTCTGGTACAATTCCCATTGAAGCGGCAATGATTGGACAAAATATTGCCCCAGGGTTCAATCGTGAATTTGCATCAGAGGGCTGGAACTTTATTCCTACTAAAGTGTGGGATGATGCTCGAATTGAAGCTGAGGACCTTGCGAATTATGATCAACCATTAGATATTTCAGGTTCAGATATTGACCACCGAATGGTTAAAATAGCCCAAGAAAATTCATTTGAAGCAGGCATGGGTGATTTGATCCAGTTTAAGCAAATGCAGGTTAAAGATATTTCTGTTAAAAGTGAATATGGTGTAATCATTGGTAATCCTCCGTATGGAGAAAGGCTTGGAGAAAAAAAGGAAATCGAGCATATGTACAAAGAGATGGGGCAGGCATTTGCCAAGCTTGATACATGGTCGATTTATATGTTAACCTCTAATGAAAATTTTGAACAACTATACGGTAAACAGGCAACGAAGAAACGGAAGCTCTTCAATGGCTTCATTCGGACAGATTTATATCAATTCTGGGGGAAAAGATCACCTCGTATTGGCGAATAA
- the gpsB gene encoding cell division regulator GpsB produces the protein MLSDKVKLTAKDILEKEFKTGVRGYKQEDVDKFLDLVIKDYETFHQEIEDLQQENLRLRKQLEESSRRQPTSQPAGTTNFDILKRLSNLEKHVFGSKLYD, from the coding sequence ATGTTATCTGATAAAGTGAAGTTAACTGCAAAGGATATTTTAGAAAAAGAGTTTAAAACTGGTGTACGCGGTTATAAACAAGAAGATGTTGATAAATTTTTGGATTTAGTAATAAAGGATTATGAAACATTCCACCAGGAAATTGAAGATCTTCAACAAGAAAACCTAAGATTAAGAAAACAATTAGAGGAATCTTCAAGAAGGCAACCTACTTCCCAGCCAGCAGGTACTACAAATTTTGATATTTTAAAACGGTTATCCAATCTCGAGAAGCATGTATTTGGTAGTAAATTATACGATTGA
- a CDS encoding DUF1273 domain-containing protein: MCKVLAISGYKPFELGIFQKDHPSVVIIKSAIRKKLIQMIDDGLEWVLISGQLGVELWAAEVVFELQMEYSDLKLAVITPFLNQEKGWNEKNQEWYESVLASADFIDSVSKKSYENPLQLRLKNQFFIEKSDSLLLLYDQEKDGSPKYLYDLSLKYQQKHSYPIHLITFYDLQNVIDEEEYNRAEF, from the coding sequence ATGTGTAAAGTATTAGCGATATCGGGCTACAAACCCTTTGAATTAGGAATTTTCCAAAAGGATCATCCAAGTGTGGTCATTATTAAATCTGCTATTCGGAAAAAGCTAATCCAAATGATTGATGATGGCTTGGAATGGGTTTTGATCTCTGGACAATTAGGGGTGGAATTATGGGCTGCCGAAGTCGTATTCGAATTACAAATGGAATACTCTGATTTAAAACTTGCTGTCATTACCCCCTTTTTAAATCAAGAGAAAGGGTGGAATGAAAAAAACCAGGAATGGTATGAATCAGTCCTTGCTAGTGCAGATTTTATCGATTCGGTTTCAAAAAAAAGCTATGAGAACCCGTTGCAATTACGATTGAAAAATCAATTTTTTATTGAAAAAAGTGATAGTCTTCTTCTTTTATATGATCAAGAAAAAGATGGAAGTCCAAAGTATTTATACGATCTGTCTTTAAAGTATCAACAAAAGCATTCCTATCCAATTCATTTAATTACATTTTATGATTTACAGAATGTGATCGATGAAGAAGAATATAATCGCGCTGAATTTTAA
- a CDS encoding spore coat protein: MYLGTNFMPPVIHPTQQIVNHTFSTTVVPHIHPTHLTTINHHMYQHKHYCTETASCANEVCNQEFNCCNPCAMPTAPVGPMGPGFAPGPYMGPRPFMGPRPY; the protein is encoded by the coding sequence ATGTACTTGGGAACTAATTTTATGCCGCCAGTTATTCATCCGACTCAACAGATTGTGAATCACACTTTCTCAACAACGGTAGTTCCACATATTCATCCAACACATTTAACAACTATTAATCACCACATGTACCAACATAAGCATTATTGTACTGAAACTGCATCATGTGCTAATGAGGTATGCAATCAGGAATTTAATTGTTGTAACCCATGTGCAATGCCAACTGCGCCAGTTGGACCAATGGGACCTGGATTTGCCCCAGGACCTTATATGGGCCCAAGACCTTTTATGGGTCCAAGACCTTATTAA
- a CDS encoding ribonuclease H-like domain-containing protein — MSLKKKLARLKPHISESGVVDHHPVEILPLTKINIPYRDRWEEEKVFPYFFDNNYCLVREVKYSLSHQHGHYRFQDFLTAVEIWNNHKVNHPLSAKGFQAEELFFFDTETTGLGGGVGNTIFLLGYASVSNGELILRQHILPNPGAEIPLYQSFLEKVNYKTLITYNGKSFDWPQVKTRHTLVREHVPKLPSFGHFDLYHASRRLWKHKLDRVKLSVVESEVLGVKREGDIPGYLAPMIYFDFIENKHPEGMVGILKHNEIDILSLVTLYTHLTFQLCGKVSSQTRNESFEIGRWFASLGENNEAKQVFTRLSDGDDKTSDHAKLALAFQHKKEHQWDKALRLFEDVVNHTDDVDLNMRAGVEVAKILEHKHKNYNLAIKYCQKIIEMQTLKQTVVNQAQQNQLFVRVKRLEQKVQKFPG; from the coding sequence ATGTCATTGAAGAAAAAATTAGCCAGACTCAAACCACATATATCCGAAAGTGGTGTTGTTGACCATCACCCTGTTGAAATTCTTCCTTTAACTAAAATTAACATTCCTTACCGAGATAGATGGGAAGAGGAGAAAGTTTTCCCCTATTTTTTTGACAACAACTATTGTTTAGTCAGGGAAGTTAAATACTCGCTATCCCACCAGCATGGGCATTATCGTTTTCAAGACTTTCTTACCGCAGTTGAAATTTGGAATAATCATAAAGTTAACCATCCATTGTCAGCAAAGGGGTTCCAGGCAGAAGAGTTATTTTTCTTTGATACTGAAACAACTGGCCTTGGAGGTGGTGTGGGTAATACAATCTTTCTGCTCGGATATGCAAGCGTTTCAAATGGTGAGCTAATTTTAAGGCAGCATATTTTGCCAAACCCAGGTGCGGAGATCCCTTTATACCAAAGCTTTCTAGAAAAGGTGAATTATAAGACGCTTATTACATATAATGGAAAATCCTTTGATTGGCCACAGGTGAAAACAAGGCATACTCTTGTTAGAGAACATGTACCCAAACTACCATCATTTGGGCATTTTGATTTATATCATGCCTCGAGAAGGTTATGGAAGCATAAATTAGACAGAGTAAAACTGTCAGTAGTTGAAAGTGAAGTTTTAGGTGTAAAAAGAGAAGGAGATATTCCAGGCTACTTAGCTCCAATGATTTATTTTGACTTCATAGAAAATAAACATCCAGAGGGAATGGTTGGAATCTTAAAACATAACGAAATTGATATTCTATCTCTTGTTACACTTTATACACATCTTACTTTTCAATTATGTGGAAAAGTTAGTTCTCAAACTAGAAATGAATCCTTCGAAATCGGGCGATGGTTTGCAAGCTTAGGAGAAAATAATGAAGCAAAACAGGTGTTTACTAGATTATCAGATGGAGATGACAAAACATCTGATCATGCAAAGCTTGCATTAGCTTTTCAACATAAAAAAGAACATCAATGGGATAAAGCACTAAGATTGTTTGAGGATGTTGTTAATCATACGGATGATGTTGATTTAAACATGCGGGCGGGTGTTGAGGTAGCGAAAATATTGGAGCATAAACATAAAAATTATAATCTTGCCATTAAGTACTGTCAAAAAATTATAGAGATGCAAACATTAAAGCAGACTGTTGTAAATCAAGCACAGCAAAATCAACTATTTGTGCGGGTAAAACGTTTAGAACAAAAAGTCCAAAAATTTCCTGGGTAA
- a CDS encoding DEAD/DEAH box helicase, producing MFVKKSLQEILAELKRNSYFKENIINWKTILERPAQTASFPTDLKPILEDGLKKRGIDKLYSHQKSAYESVMDGHSIVAVTPTASGKTLCYNLPVLQKILSNPEARALYIFPTKALAQDQKSEINEIIQTSGMNINSYTYDGDTPANIRQKVRKAGHVVITNPDMLHSAILPHHTKWVSLFENLQIVVIDELHTYRGVFGSHVANVIRRLKRICQYYGSHPVFICTSATIANPLELAESLTEEPMKLIDNNGAPSGRKHFLFYNPPVVNKPLNIRRSATLEVRKLAGELLKNKIQTIVFARSRVRVEIILTYLQELVKNQLGAKSIMGYRGGYLPTERRKIEKGLRSGEIYGVVSTNALELGVDIGQLQVCIMTGYPGTISSAWQQAGRAGRRHGESLVIMVASSSPLDQYIIQNPDYFFNKSPETARINPDNLIILIDHMKCAAYELPFKIGEQFGKVGTEELLEYLTEERVLYQNGDKWYWMNDSFPAHNISLRSASQENIVIIDQTNSAGVKVIGEMDRFSAMTLLHDEAIYLHQGTQFQVEKLDWEEKKAFVREVSVDYYTDANLAVQLKVLEVDKRKEMPEIELGYGDVSVRAMATIFKKIKFETHENIGSGPIHLPEEELHTNAAWISLNKPLTEMGVDRLEQGLIGVAHALNHIAPLFVMADPQDIHVVPQVKADHNEKPTIFFYDRYPGGIGLSEKIFGGMNEVFLSTKRMIKQCQCDHGCPSCVGAETVGETAKQDVLRIILSFMNPENHQIEG from the coding sequence ATGTTCGTGAAAAAAAGTTTACAAGAAATCCTAGCTGAACTGAAACGAAATAGTTATTTTAAAGAAAATATTATTAATTGGAAAACAATTCTAGAAAGACCCGCTCAAACAGCATCATTTCCCACTGATTTGAAACCTATTTTAGAAGATGGTCTTAAAAAAAGAGGAATTGACAAGCTCTATTCCCACCAAAAGAGTGCTTATGAATCAGTTATGGACGGGCACAGCATTGTTGCTGTTACACCTACCGCTTCAGGGAAGACACTATGCTATAATCTACCGGTATTACAAAAGATTCTTTCTAATCCAGAAGCCAGGGCATTGTATATTTTCCCAACAAAGGCACTTGCTCAGGATCAAAAAAGTGAAATAAATGAAATTATCCAAACCTCAGGTATGAATATAAATAGTTACACATATGACGGAGATACACCCGCTAACATTCGCCAAAAGGTTAGGAAAGCAGGACATGTTGTCATTACAAATCCTGATATGCTCCATTCAGCTATTCTACCCCATCATACGAAATGGGTATCATTGTTTGAAAATCTTCAAATTGTCGTCATTGACGAATTGCATACCTATCGGGGTGTTTTTGGAAGCCATGTAGCAAATGTTATAAGAAGATTAAAACGAATTTGCCAGTATTATGGAAGTCATCCAGTTTTTATTTGTACATCGGCAACAATTGCAAATCCGCTTGAGCTAGCCGAGAGTTTAACGGAAGAGCCCATGAAATTGATCGATAATAATGGTGCACCTAGCGGACGAAAACATTTTCTTTTCTATAATCCTCCTGTTGTTAACAAACCTTTAAATATTAGGAGAAGTGCAACACTCGAAGTACGTAAATTAGCGGGTGAACTCCTGAAGAACAAAATTCAGACAATCGTTTTTGCTAGAAGCAGGGTGAGAGTGGAAATTATTCTTACTTATTTGCAAGAACTCGTAAAGAATCAATTGGGTGCAAAATCAATTATGGGTTACCGAGGAGGTTACCTTCCCACTGAGAGGAGAAAAATTGAAAAAGGACTTCGTTCCGGAGAGATCTACGGTGTTGTTAGTACAAATGCTCTCGAATTGGGAGTTGATATTGGTCAGTTGCAAGTTTGTATTATGACTGGATATCCCGGAACCATCTCTAGTGCTTGGCAGCAGGCAGGAAGAGCAGGAAGACGGCACGGAGAATCCTTGGTCATAATGGTTGCGAGTTCAAGTCCACTTGATCAATATATTATTCAAAATCCTGATTATTTTTTTAATAAGAGTCCAGAAACTGCTCGAATCAATCCTGATAATCTGATTATTTTAATTGATCATATGAAATGTGCTGCATATGAACTTCCTTTTAAAATAGGGGAACAGTTTGGGAAAGTGGGCACAGAGGAATTATTGGAATATTTAACAGAGGAAAGGGTCCTTTATCAAAATGGTGATAAATGGTACTGGATGAATGACTCCTTCCCAGCCCATAACATTAGTTTACGATCAGCCTCCCAAGAGAATATTGTGATTATCGATCAAACAAATAGTGCAGGGGTTAAAGTCATTGGTGAAATGGACCGTTTTTCTGCTATGACTCTTTTACATGATGAGGCAATTTATTTGCATCAAGGTACACAATTCCAAGTTGAAAAACTGGATTGGGAAGAAAAAAAAGCGTTTGTCAGAGAGGTTTCAGTAGATTACTATACTGATGCAAATTTAGCAGTCCAATTAAAAGTATTAGAAGTAGATAAACGTAAGGAAATGCCTGAAATAGAATTAGGATATGGGGACGTTAGTGTAAGGGCGATGGCGACGATCTTTAAGAAAATTAAATTTGAAACACACGAAAATATTGGTTCAGGTCCTATTCATCTTCCAGAAGAGGAGTTGCATACAAATGCAGCCTGGATTTCGTTAAATAAACCGCTTACGGAAATGGGAGTTGATCGATTAGAACAAGGACTAATTGGAGTAGCACATGCCTTGAACCATATTGCCCCCTTATTTGTTATGGCAGATCCACAAGATATACATGTCGTGCCCCAAGTAAAGGCAGACCACAACGAAAAGCCAACTATTTTCTTTTATGATCGTTATCCGGGGGGGATTGGATTAAGTGAGAAAATATTTGGTGGAATGAATGAAGTATTTCTTAGTACTAAAAGAATGATAAAGCAATGTCAGTGTGATCATGGATGTCCGTCATGTGTTGGGGCTGAAACAGTCGGAGAGACAGCTAAACAAGATGTGTTAAGAATTATTCTGTCTTTTATGAATCCAGAGAATCACCAGATAGAGGGTTGA